From Vanacampus margaritifer isolate UIUO_Vmar chromosome 8, RoL_Vmar_1.0, whole genome shotgun sequence, a single genomic window includes:
- the nfatc2b gene encoding nuclear factor of activated T-cells, cytoplasmic 2, with protein sequence MATDISEEELDFSDLFLYNPPGGDFSAGYIPDDAEQPPLLEVYPHTAIIKDASSSSPAEESSSELMFDPMSLATAQGVIRAPSPRIEITPSGDSRTPQALQHSSKALTAYRECASPASSNSSTGWPLDGCSPSASPCISPSNRGACASELSTTDLCPFLQGIQTSSTHSSPGNSFTDELFLLPQHQVAPSPLVNRCCRSVSPQGKRTHDQALPCPGATPVKQRSRSPSPIPSLGSYRAPGEQQSHAQASRLCPEDETSSLILFQNAVQGANWPNQRPDCVYREGHELERVGRIGAEVRPGGFCVLPTSWSPHPVHLGAFGGLSLAPLPSLDWPLPSQSSQYELVIKSQPRSHHRAHYETEGSRGPVKTPNGGHPEVQLHGYRGTAPLDLQVFIGTADERLLKPHAFYQAHRIAGKTVTTPSMERMINGTKVLEIPLQPKDNMRVVIDCVGILKRRNADIELRNGETDVGRKNTRVRLVFRVHIPQPEGPLVSLQVVSHPIECSQHSAQEIPVVKMQNLDRCSVLGGQQMLLTGQNFTYDSRVMFSEKTQDGQQIWEVEANMDREKSQCNMLMVEVPPYRDRTICRPIKVNFYVINGKKKRSEPQHFIYTPLIAIKTEPLDEWQGNLCDYADTRPRSDTQVKSLFHRLEKESILQPFSVNASDLRDYQPVFYQSRAGHLINKPDLYHPTSQLYFQNYATTIHGSVLKAAVPANVQPRLKTATDKLGQDPEVIQTLQAYSSTRHQHSVQVVPSLGTSPPSRFVQSDICGKPLTQTGSNGDKQEARTQETVTVKREDVSCVYLEDVNDIIRRDLRDHHSDAGGLRHQRR encoded by the exons ATGGCAACTGACATCAGTGAGGAAGAGTTGGACTTTTCAGACTTGTTTCTCTATAATCCACCTGGTGGGGATTTTTCTGCTGGCTACATCCCAG ATGATGCCGAACAGCCCCCCCTGCTGGAGGTTTACCCTCACACTGCGATCATTAAGGATGCCTCCTCCAGCAGCCCAGCTGAAGAAAGCTCATCAGAGTTGATGTTTGACCCCATGAGTCTGGCGACCGCACAAGGGGTCATTCGTGCTCCCAGCCCCAGGATTGAGATCACTCCGTCGGGGGACTCTCGAACCCCTCAGGCCTTACAGCACAGCTCCAAAGCCCTCACAGCCTATCGGGAGTGCGCAAGCCCCGCTAGCAGCAACTCCTCCACAGGCTGGCCGCTAGACGGATGCTCTCCATCAGCCTCCCCGTGCATCTCCCCTTCCAACAGAGGCGCGTGTGCCTCAGAGTTGTCCACCACTGACCTTTGCCCCTTCCTTCAGGGCATCCAAACATCTTCCACCCACTCCTCTCCAGGGAACAGCTTCACCGATGAGCTCTTCCTCCTGCCTCAGCACCAAGTCGCGCCCTCGCCACTTGTCAACCGGTGCTGCCGCTCCGTGTCGCCGCAAGGCAAGCGCACCCACGACCAGGCTCTCCCTTGTCCGGGGGCCACTCCCGTCAAACAACGCTCCCGGAGCCCGAGCCCCATCCCCTCGCTGGGCTCTTACCGGGCACCAGGCGAGCAGCAGTCCCACGCTCAGGCCTCGAGGCTGTGCCCAGAGGACGAGACCAGCAGCCTCATCTTATTTCAAAATGCGGTGCAAGGTGCAAATTGGCCGAACCAAAGGCCAGATTGTGTGTACAGGGAGGGTCATGAACTGGAGAGGGTTGGAAGGATAGGAGCTGAAGTCAGACCCGGAGGCTTCTGTGTACTACCAACGTCATGGTCTCCTCATCCAGTCCACTTGGGAGCATTTGG AGGTCTTTCCTTGGCACCTCTACCCTCTCTAGATTGGCCGTTGCCCAGTCAGTCAAGTCAGTACGAGCTGGTGATCAAGTCTCAGCCGAGGTCTCACCACAGGGCTCACTACGAGACCGAGGGTAGCCGCGGACCTGTCAAGACGCCAAATGGCGGGCACCCCGAAGTCCAG CTCCACGGTTATCGAGGCACGGCTCCGCTGGACCTGCAGGTCTTCATCGGGACAGCCGACGAGAGGCTGCTGAAACCGCACGCCTTTTACCAAGCCCACCGCATCGCCGGGAAGACCGTGACCACTCCCAGCATGGAGAGGATGATCAACGGGACCAAAGTTTTAGAAATCCCTCTCCAGCCAAAGGACAACATGAGAGTGGT GATCGACTGCGTGGGAATTCTGAAGCGAAGAAACGCTGACATCGAGCTGCGGAATGGCGAGACTGACGTGGGACGCAAAAACACTCGCGTACGCTTGGTGTTTCGCGTTCACATACCGCAACCCGAAGGCCCCCTGGTGTCTCTTCAAGTGGTCTCCCATCCAATCGAATGCT CCCAGCATTCGGCTCAGGAGATCCCGGTGGTCAAGATGCAGAACCTGGACCGATGCTCCGTACTTGGTGGGCAACAAATGCTCCTGACTGGGCAGAACTTCACATACGACTCAAGAGTGATGTTCTCGGAGAAGACACAAG ACGGCCAGCAAATCTGGGAGGTGGAGGCAAATATGGACCGAGAAAAAAGCCAATGT AATATGTTGATGGTTGAGGTCCCTCCATATCGAGACCGGACCATTTGTCGCCCGATCAAAGTCAACTTCTATGTCATCAATGGGAAGAAGAAGCGCAGTGAACCTCAGCACTTCATCTACACGCCTTTGATAG CCATTAAAACAGAGCCCCTGGATGAATGGCAGGGGAATTTGTGTGATTACGCCGACACTCGGCCTCGGTCCGACACGCAAGTGAAGTCACTCTTCCATCGGTTGGAGAAGGAAAGCATTCTTCAACCGTTCAGTGTAAATGCATCGGATCTGCGGGATTACCAACCCGTCTTTTACCAGTCAAGAGCAGGCCATCTAATCAACAAGCCAGATCTATACCACCCTacaagtcaactttattttcaaaACTATGCTACCACCATCCATGGTAGCGTCCTTAAAGCGGCAGTCCCTGCCAACGTCCAACCACGTCTCAAAACGGCAACAGACAAACTGGGTCAAGACCCTGAAGTGATACAAACACTCCAGGCCTACTCATCGACAAGACATCAACATTCTGTGCAAGTCGTGCCGTCTTTAGGAACGTCGCCGCCTTCCAGATTTGTCCAAAGTGACATTTGTGGGAAGCCTTTAACCCAGACGGGGTCAAACGGAGACAAGCAAGAAGCTCGGACTCAGGAGACGGTTACCGTCAAAAGAGAGGACGTCAGCTGCGTCTACCTGGAAGACG
- the cyp24a1 gene encoding 1,25-dihydroxyvitamin D(3) 24-hydroxylase, mitochondrial has translation MRAQIQKVPQIVELLRKKSVGLQHFKPTSSVCVLEEKDAVEVARCPHASSSSSSSSSFSGVHSLDAIPGPTNWPLVGSLVELLRKGGLTRQHEALVDYHKRFGKIFRMKLGSFESVHIGAPCLLEALYRKEGAHPQRLEIKPWKAYRDLRDEAYGLLILEGKDWQRVRSAFQQKLMKPTEVVKLDGKINEVMADFVSRIGKIHMDGKIEDLYFELNKWSFETICLVLYDKRFGLLQEKVDEEAMDFIAAVKTMMSTFGMMMVTPVELHKSLNTKTWQDHTAAWDRIFSTAKVYIDKKLKRNAPGGPDDLIGDILHHSNLSKKELYAAITELQIGGVETTANSMLWAIFNLSRNPAAQRELLKEITRVVPADRQPCGEHLKSMPYLKACLKESMRLSPSVPFTSRTLDKDTVLGDYAIPKGTVLMINSHAISANEEYFNDGKQFKPERWLRENSTINPFAHVPFGIGKRMCIGRRLAELQLQLALCWLVRDYKIVATDEERLDVIHSGLLIPNRELPVAFVKR, from the exons ATGAGGGCGCAGATCCAAAAAGTGCCGCAAATCGTGGAGCTGCTGAGGAAGAAGTCGGTCGGGCTGCAGCATTTCAAGCCCACATCCTCGGTGTGCGTCCTGGAGGAGAAGGATGCTGTGGAGGTTGCGCGGTGCCCgcacgcctcctcctcctcctcctcctcctcctccttctcggGGGTACACAGTCTGGATGCCATTCCCGGACCCACCAACTGGCCTCTGGTCGGCAGCCTGGTGGAGCTCCTGCGTAAAGGAGGACTCACCAGACAACACGAAGCTCTG GTGGATTACCACAAAAGGTTCGGTAAAATCTTCCGCATGAAGCTGGGCTCCTTCGAGTCGGTGCACATTGGCGCCCCTTGCCTGTTGGAGGCGCTCTACCGCAAGGAGGGCGCGCACCCGCAGCGGCTCGAGATCAAACCCTGGAAAGCCTACAGGGACCTGCGGGACGAGGCGTACGGGCTCCTCATCCT tGAGGGAAAAGACTGGCAGAGGGTGAGGAGCGCCTTCCAGCAGAAGCTGATGAAGCCGACAGAGGTGGTAAAGCTGGATGGCAAAATCAACGAG gTGATGGCAGATTTTGTAAGCAGAATTGGAAAAATTCACATGGATGGCAAGATTGAAGACTTGTACTTCGAACTCAATAAATGGTCTTTTGAGA CCATTTGTCTGGTACTCTACGACAAGCGTTTTGGTTTGCTTCAAGAAAAGGTGGACGAGGAGGCCATGGACTTCATCGCTGCCGTCAAAACG ATGATGAGCACCTTTGGCATGATGATGGTCACGCCTGTGGAGCTCCACAAGAGCCTCAACACCAAAACATGGCAGGATCACACCGCCGCTTGGGATCGCATCTTCAGTACAG CCAAAGTATATATCGACAAAAAGTTGAAGAGGAACGCCCCTGGAGGACCGGACGACTTAATCGGCGACATCCTGCACCATAGCAACCTGTCCAAGAAGGAGCTTTACGCCGCCATCACTGAGCTGCAGATCGGCGGCGTGGAAACG ACTGCCAACAGCATGCTGTGGGCTATTTTCAACCTGTCGCGTAACCCCGCCGCCCAGAGGGAGCTGCTGAAGGAGATTACCAGAGTGGTGCCCGCCGACCGGCAGCCGTGCGGGGAGCACCTCAAGAGCATGCCCTACCTCAAAGCCTGCCTCAAAGAGTCCATGAG GTTATCGCCGTCTGTTCCGTTCACTAGCAGGACCCTGGACAAAGACACCGTGTTGGGAGATTATGCCATTCCCAAAGGA ACGGTTCTGATGATCAACAGCCACGCCATTAGCGCCAACGAGGAGTATTTCAACGACGGCAAGCAATTCAAGCCCGAGCGTTGGCTGCGTGAGAACAGCACCATCAACCCCTTCGCCCACGTGCCCTTCGGCATCGGCAAGCGGATGTGCATCGGCAGGCGGTTGGCCGAGCTGCAGCTTCAGCTGGCCTTGTGCTGG TTGGTACGAGATTACAAGATTGTGGCGACGGACGAGGAGCGGCTCGACGTGATCCACTCGGGATTGTTGATTCCCAACAGAGAACTACCGGTGGCTTTTGTCAAGAGATGA